ACCCGACCCTAGCAGGTATTCCCTACGACTCGCTCAATAATCAGATGATGGATTGGGTGATAGAGGCTCGCAAAGCCAACGCCAAGCTGTTCCAGAAGCCTACTTTTCTGGTTATCAAGGGCGACGGTGATGCGGACGTGAAAACAGTGCAAACTGTTATCAAAGACTTGCAGGAAAAGGATATTAACCGCTTCAACCTGCTTACGAGCCTGGAAATGAAGCCTTCCTACATCGAAAAATAGTTTGAACTCATGGCTGAAATCCAACAAAAAGGCGGCGACTCCGGGAAGGGAGGCAAGAAACGGGCGAAAAAAATGTCGACTAAAATCGACATGACGCCGATGGTTGACTTGGCCTTCCTGCTCCTGACGTTCTTCATGCTCACGACCACCTTCGCCAAGCCCAATGTGATGCAGCTCACGATGCCGGTGAAGGATAAGAACCTTAAGGACGATGAACAAACTAAAATCAAGGCCTCGCAGGCCATGACGGTTATTCTGGCTCCCGACAACAAAGTATTCTACTTTTTCGGCCTGAACGAGCCCAACGACAAGAGCGTGTCCGTGCCCGAAATTAAGGTTACGGACTTCTCAGCTAACGGTATCCGCAAGGTGCTGCTGGAGCGCCAGCGCCAGCAGCCCGAGCCCATCATTCTGATTGAGCCTTACTCTGTGGACGGTAAGGATGCCAAGTACAAGAATATGGTAGATATCCTGGATGAGATGAACATCACCAATCAGAAGAAGTACGCGCTGATTGACATCCCGAAGAAAGACGTGGAACTCATTAAAAAACAGAACCTGCTATGATGGACAATGCGCAGCTGGCTAATGCCAGCCTGAATGACATCGTATTCGAGGGACGGAACAAGGAGTATGGCGCGTTTCAGTTGCGCCGTACTTACGGGCGCAATGTGTCGCGGGCCCTTATCATCGGCACGATACTGCTGACGGTGCTGGTTTTTATCCCGGCCGTAGCAAAGTTCTTCGAAGACCGTAAGCCCAAAGAGGTGCTCAATCTGAAGGAGAATGTGCTGATGGATGCGCCGCCCTTGGACGAGACCAAGCCCCCGCCCCCACCCCCGCCCCCCGAAGCGCCCCCACCCCCGCCCCCCAAGCTGACGACGGTAAAATTCACGCCGCCGGTAATCAAGAAGGACGAGGAAGTAAAGAAGGAGGAAGTACCTGACCAGGAGGAGCTGAAGGACAAGACGGTAGCTACCGTGACCGTAAAAGGTAACACGGATGCCCCCGACTTGAGTGCTCTGAGTGGTGAGGGAAATAAGGCGGTAGAGGAGGTGGTAGAAAACAAGGTTTACACCTATGTGGAGCAAATGCCGGCTCTGCCTGGCGGTGGCGGCATGGGTGCTATTGTGGCAGCCATCCAAAAAAACTTCCGCTACCCGGCGGTAGACCTGCGCAACCAGGTAGAAGGCCGAGTATTCGCGAGCTTTACGGTAGATGAAAACGGCGACGTATCGGACGTGAAAATCGTGAAGGGCCTCACTGGCACGGTAGACGCCGAAACCATCCGCTCTATCAAGGCGCTGCCTAAGTTTATTCCGGGCAAGCAGAATGGCCGGGCAGTGAAAGTATCGTTTACGGTACCAGTAACGCTGAAAATTCAGTAAGTCACAGAAGTTGATGAAAGCCCCGACTGCCCTGGCAGTTGGGGCTTTTTGCGTTGGTAGGTTTTTATTTTTTAGAGAAAATACGAAAACTGCATGTGGAAAAAATGGGGCGGTAGCATCAATCGGATAGCTGGCTGCCCCCAGCGCCTACCCCCTTCATTTTCCCCATTCCTTCTATGTCGCTGCTCTCCGCTTTTCTGACTGACAACCTCGATGAAATCGTCTTCGAGGGCCGTAACCAGGCCTACGGCGCCTACCGGCTACGGCAAGATTACCAGCACAACCTGGCTTCGGCCGGGGGCATTACTATGGGCTGCTGCCTGCTTTTGCTACTGAGCTGGGCCGCTTGGCGGCACTTGGCTCCAGCAGTGGTACCGATGGTAGCAACTACGCGTACAATAGACCCCTTTCTGGTTGAGGTCAAGCCAGTAGTTATTGAAAAACCTAAGCTAGCCATAACGGCTCCGCCTGCTGCCCGCCGCACGGCGACGCATCCGGCTCCCGTCATGCCCACCGAAGTGGCCAAAGACGATACGCCGCAGCCGCGCCCTACCCCCCCCACCTCAACCCAAGTAGTGGATGGCCCCGTGGGGCCGGCTACGCTCGGGCCGGCTACCCCCACCGACTTGGGCGAGCTGACTAATACGCCCGGCGGTGCGGCAGGTGGCACGGGAACCCCGGCGGCCACCAACGAGCCATTTATCGTTGTAGAGAAGATGCCGGAATTTGCGGGCGGGCAGGCGGCGCTATTGCGCTACTTGCGCGACCACCTGCGCTACCCCGGCGCGGCGCTGGCGGCCGGTGTGGGCGGGCGCGTATTTATGAGCTTCGTGGTGGGTAGCGACGGCAAAATATCGGAGGTGACTATCTTAAAGGGTCTGGGCTACGGACTTGATGAGGAGGCTCTGCGCGTGGTACGTCAGATGCCCGCCTGGACGCCCGGCTATCAAAGCCAGCACCCAGTGGCGGTGCGATTCACCCTGCCAATTACCTTTCAATATCAGTAAAAGGGGTAGGGATAGTAGAAAACTCAGATTTTATGCCCTTTTTTGCAGGCTGAATCCCGGCCCGCGCCGGGTTCCGAACAAATTGGGGGCCGGGGCGGGTTACGGTATTCTATCAGCTTTTCTTTTTTATGCCTGTTCCTACCACCAAAGACCGGCTTGCTACCACTAAAAATCGGCTCGGTTCACCCACCGTATCGGTTGGGCGAATCTTCGCGTTAGTGCGGGCGGTACTACCCATTGGGCTGGGCGTTTTGCTTTGGCTGACTCCCGCTAAGCCGGGCGCGCTGCTCCAGCTCAGCCCGACCATCCGGCTGGGGCTGGCCATTATTTTCGTGCTCTACGGTGCGCTGCGCCTCTTCCGTACTATCCGCACTCAGTTTAGTAAGCCTACCCCCGATGACGTTGACTAACCTTATTTTCCGACCGAGCCAAGCGGTGCTGCTTGTGCTGAGCTTAGCAACCGGCGTGCTAACCAGCTGCCATCCCAACCGCGGGGCCGGCACCAGCGAAGAATCTACTGACACGCCCACCAGTGGACATGTCGGCATTAGCGTAGACGAAACCTTCGCCCCGGTACTGGAATCGCAGGTCGATACGTTTCAGAAGCTTTATGTCGATGCCCACCTCAAGGTTACGTACCAGCCCGAAGACAACGTATTTTTGGATTTGCTCAACGATAAGGTGAAGGTCGTTGTCGCGTCGCGCGAGCTGAACGCCGGCGAGAAAAAGGAGCTGGATAAGCAGAATATGCTGCCTCGCGCCACCAAAGTCGGCATCGATGGTCTAGCCATTATTCTGCACCCCTCTAATCCCGACT
The genomic region above belongs to Hymenobacter psoromatis and contains:
- a CDS encoding biopolymer transporter ExbD; translated protein: MSTKIDMTPMVDLAFLLLTFFMLTTTFAKPNVMQLTMPVKDKNLKDDEQTKIKASQAMTVILAPDNKVFYFFGLNEPNDKSVSVPEIKVTDFSANGIRKVLLERQRQQPEPIILIEPYSVDGKDAKYKNMVDILDEMNITNQKKYALIDIPKKDVELIKKQNLL
- a CDS encoding energy transducer TonB, whose product is MMDNAQLANASLNDIVFEGRNKEYGAFQLRRTYGRNVSRALIIGTILLTVLVFIPAVAKFFEDRKPKEVLNLKENVLMDAPPLDETKPPPPPPPPEAPPPPPPKLTTVKFTPPVIKKDEEVKKEEVPDQEELKDKTVATVTVKGNTDAPDLSALSGEGNKAVEEVVENKVYTYVEQMPALPGGGGMGAIVAAIQKNFRYPAVDLRNQVEGRVFASFTVDENGDVSDVKIVKGLTGTVDAETIRSIKALPKFIPGKQNGRAVKVSFTVPVTLKIQ
- a CDS encoding energy transducer TonB, with the translated sequence MSLLSAFLTDNLDEIVFEGRNQAYGAYRLRQDYQHNLASAGGITMGCCLLLLLSWAAWRHLAPAVVPMVATTRTIDPFLVEVKPVVIEKPKLAITAPPAARRTATHPAPVMPTEVAKDDTPQPRPTPPTSTQVVDGPVGPATLGPATPTDLGELTNTPGGAAGGTGTPAATNEPFIVVEKMPEFAGGQAALLRYLRDHLRYPGAALAAGVGGRVFMSFVVGSDGKISEVTILKGLGYGLDEEALRVVRQMPAWTPGYQSQHPVAVRFTLPITFQYQ